One Montipora capricornis isolate CH-2021 unplaced genomic scaffold, ASM3666992v2 scaffold_503, whole genome shotgun sequence genomic window carries:
- the LOC138036815 gene encoding uncharacterized protein yields MVLCIIGNCGSKSGRDSIRFYSVPSIITNQGEEFEELTRERRNLWISAIDRADLKTKNVLKNERVCSRHFVSGRPAANWDRFNEDWVPTRHLTKKEYKKKDVEAARERSERAKARRKSAIERQEQEPAKKRKFLNESGKLIVGIDFTALPSTSP; encoded by the coding sequence ATGGTTCTTTGTATTATTGGCAATTGTGGAAGCAAAAGTGGTCGAGATAGCATTCGTTTTTATTCTGTACCTTCGATTATCACTAATCAAGGCGAAGAATTCGAGGAGTTAACCCGAGAGAGGCGAAATTTGTGGATTTCCGCGATAGATCGTGctgacttgaaaacaaagaatgtTTTGAAGAACGAGCGTGTTTGTAGTCGTCACTTCGTTTCTGGTAGGCCTGCAGCAAACTGGGACAGATTCAACGAAGACTGGGTTCCAACACGTCATTTAACCAAGAAAGAGTACAAGAAAAAAGATGTGGAGGCCGCTAGAGAGCGGAGTGAGCGAGCGAAAGCCCGAAGGAAGAGTGCGATCGAGCGGCAAGAACAAGAGCCAGccaagaagagaaaatttctcaATGAAAGCGGAAAGCTTATAGTTGGCATAGACTTTACCGCCCTACCAAGCACTTCACCTTGA